GGGTTACCGGTCAGGCTGGTGATCGCTCTCGTCGTCGGCGTCGCGAGCCTCAGCGTGATGATGGGGATGATCGGGGACATCGAGGGGCTCTCGGCGACCGAGGTGGACGCGCGGCCGCAGCCGGAGGTGACGACGCCGGGCGAGCAGTCCATCGACGTGTCCGTCATCGACCCCGACGGCGCGCGGGTCGCCGACGCGACGGTGATCGTCCGCAGCGGGTCCGCGCAGATCGACGGGGTGGCGACGGCGAAGACGAACGAGGAGGGCGTCGCGACCGTCGACGTCGCGCCCGAGCTGGGACCGAACCAGCCGGACGGGACGCTCACGATGGAGGTCAAGCCGCCGGCCGAGGGCGACTACGTCGACGAGCGGGAGAACACGGCGGTGCTCGTCGTCGAGGAGTGAGGGGGGAGGAGAGGGGAGGGCGCCGACAGCCGTCCGCACCCTCAGATCCGGTCGTCCCAGTCGATCCACTCCTGCTCCCACCCGTGCGGCGCGAAGTGGCCCTGCTCGGCCCGTTCGGCGTCCTCGCGGCGCGTTCGGTTCCGCTCCACGCCGCGCTGCTCGCCGTCGACGAGCATCGGTCGGAGCCGGGCCGGCCCGGCGGTCTCGACGGTTCGGAATCCTCGCGGCGCGTCGTCGTCCGGATTCCCTGTCCCGTCTGGGACGCCCTCGATCGCCGCGACCGTCTGGACCGCGTTCCCGCGCGGGTAGACGAGCCGCCCGCCGTCGGCGAGCTGCTTCCTGAGCGCGCGGGGGGGTTCGAGCACCGCCGCCTCGAGGAGGATCCGGTCGTAGGGCGCGTACTCCGGCAGGCCGTTCACGCCGTCTCGCCGGTCGACGAGGACGGCGTCGTAGCCGGCCGCGGAGAGGTTCGAACGCGCCATCGACACGGCCTCGCGGTCGATGTCGATCGCGTGGACGTGCCTCGACCCCGCGATCTCGGCGAGCATCGCGACCGAGTAGCCCACGCCGGCGCCGACCACGAGGACGTCGTCGCCTTCGGCGGCGTCCAGCGCGCCGATCAGCCGGACTGCCGTCGCCGGCGCGAGGACGCGCGTGCCGGCCTCGTCGCTCGCGGCGTTCGCGTACGGGGAGTCGTCCACGAACGTCTCGCGGGGGACCCGCTGGAGGGCCGTCAGCACGGCGGCGCCGAGCGGCTCGCCGAGCTCGTGTTCGAGCCCCTCGATCATGTCCGCCCGCAGCGACGCCTCGTCCATGGTCGGACTCGGTGCTCGGTCGCCTAAAACCGCTCGTTCGCCGCGGCGGCGGGACGGTTCTCGACCCGCCAGAGAGGGAATCACCGCATCGGCACGAACCGGACGCCGCCGTGGTCCTCCCGCTCGACGCCGTCCTTGCGGACCGCGAGGCGAACGAGCCGCTGTCCTCCCCGGCCGAAGAAGCCCCCGTCGCCGACCGGCGCGACGATCCGACCGCCGGTCCGGACCTGCTCGACGATCGGATCGGGGACGCCGCCGCTCGCCGCGCACGTCAGGGACGCCGCGTCGAACGGCGCCTCGTCGCGGAACGCCTCGCGGCCGTCACCGGCTCGGACGGTCACGTCGTACCCGAGCCGGTCGAGCCGTTCGCGCGCGTCGGCGGCGAGTTCCGGGACGTACTCGGCGCTGAAGACGTTCCCCGGCCCGACGACCTCGGCGAGGACGGCGGCGTGGTAGCCGCAACCGGTCCCGACCTCGAGGACGCGGTCGCCCCGGTCCAGTTCGAGGAGGTCCGTCATCACCGCGACCATGTGCGGCGCGCTGATCGTCTGGTCGTGTCCGATCGGGAGCGGCCGGTCGGCGTAGGCGCGCGAGCGGTGGCTCTCGGGGACGAACTCGTGCCGCGGGACGGCCTCGATCGCCGACAGCGTCCGCTCGCTCACGTCGAGGCGACCGCGGAGCGCGTCGACGAGTTCCCGGCGAGCGGTCGCGAAGTCCGGGCGCTCCTCGCGTCCCGGACCGTCTCCGGAGCCCGGTCCGTTCGCGTCGTCCATGCGGAACGGTAGCACGGCAGGAGTGGAGAAAGTGTCGGCGGTCCCGTTAAAAGGCCGGTCGGTCTCGAGCGGTTCGTTACTCCACGTCGATCCGGTGACCGTCGGCGTCGTCGTCGGTCTCCTTGGGGAGCGTCACGGTGAGTACACCGTGCCGATACGTCGCGCTCGCCTCGTCCTCGACGACGGACGAGGGGAGATCGACCGTCCGCGTGATCGACTCGCGGCGTCGCTCGCGCCGGAGGTATCGAGCGGTCTCGCCCGCGGCCGAGTCGCCGTCGGCCTCCCCGTCACGGGTCGTCTCCGCGCGCTCTGCGGTGATCGTGAGCCGACCGTCCGTCGCGCGGACGTCGATCTGCTCGCGGTCGTAGCCGGGCAGGTCGGCCACGACGACGAACTCGTCGTCGTACTCCGCGACGTCGACGTCGGCCGTCCGGAGGTCGCGCCCCCACGCCCGATCGACGTCGAACGGGGTGCGGCCGAGGAACTGTTCGATCTCGTCGAAGGGGTTGTATCTGTTCATGACAATCACCGCTAGAAAGGTGTCGCGAGGTATTAAACACGGCCAGAGCGCTGCTATCTCGCAGCACGAGGGCTGGATATCGGGACGATTACGGAGAGGGATCGGGCTCAGCTCACGTCGATGCTGTGGCCCCCGCCGTCGCCCGTCCGCTTCGGCAGCGTGACGGTGAGGACCCCGTTCTCGTAGGAGGCGGTCGCGCCGTCGCGCTCGACGGGCTCGGAGAGCGGGATCCGCCGCGAGACGGACCGCGACCGGCGCTCGCGGCGGTGATACCGAACGTCGGAGTCGTGCGCGTCGTCGTCGCCGTCCGCGACCTCCACGTCGCGCTCCTCCTCGCGTGTCGCCGCGATCGACAGCGCGTCCTCCCGCAGTTCGACCTCGATGTCCTCGTCGTCGAAGCCGGGGAGGTCGGCGAGGACCGTGATGGACTCGTCGTCCTCGATCACGTCGACGGCGACGTCGCGAGCGCCGGTGAACTGGGGACCGCCCGGCGAGTCGAGCGTGCCGCCGAGCTCCTCGAACTCCCGGCCCATTCGCTCGAGCAGTTCCTCGATCTCGCCGAAGGGATCGCGTCGCGTCATACGGGTCAGGATTCGTGACGGAGCGACTTGAACGTACGGGCGCGAGTGTTAGAACGGATCGGCGGAGAGAGCCCGGCTCAGCGAGGAGAGTCGCCGGCGGCGCCTCAGAGGAACGGCCGCCAGTAGTACGGGCTCACGAATCCCTCGATGAACGCGGCGACGGCGATCAGCAGTCCGACGCCGACGAGCACCCAGAACGCGGTCTCCAGGGCGTCGGCGAACTCCTCGCGCGAGCGCCGTCCGCGGAGCGTTCGCCACGAGACGATCCCGAGGTGGACCCCGAGCGCGCCGGAGACGAACAGCGCCGGGATCTCCAAGAGGCCGTGGGGGACGACGAACGCCGCGAGCGCGACGAGATTCTCCTCTAGCGCCGCCGTGGCGCCGAGCGCGAACCCGTTGAACGCGATCGACGAGAGCGCAGGGACCACGAGCGCGACGCCCGAGAGCGACGTCGCGATCGCGACCGACCAGTTGTTTCCGAAGAAGTTGAGGGCCGCGACGGGCGGGACGTGGCCGACGAGCCGCCCCTCGATGGAGGTCGTGACGGCGCCGACGAACGGGTCGACGGCGAGCCAGCCGAGCGCGCCGAACCCGATCCCGACGACGACGACGAGCGCGTGTAGTCCCGGAGTTCGGCGCACGAACGTCGTCATCTCTCGCCAGCCGCGGCGGACGCCGCCGGAGAGCTGCGCGCGGAGGGTCGCCTCGGGCGGGTCGAGCGGGTCGACGGCGCCGCGGTAGTCGCCGTAGAGGACGGTCTTGAGCAGGTCCAGCGCGGGCGCGGCGACGACCGCGCTGACGAGCGCGACGAGCGCCCCGCCCCCGAGGAACGCGAGCGCGGAGGCGGCCGACGAGATCCCGACGAGGACGCCGACGGCGACGACGAGGTAGGCGGCGGCGTCGGCCGGGTTCGACCGGACGAATCCGCCCGCACCCTCCACGGCACCGACCGCGCCGGCGTCGTCGACGACGACGGCGGCCGGGGCGAACGCGAAGACGACCCGGACGAGCAGG
Above is a window of Halorubrum depositum DNA encoding:
- a CDS encoding DUF7382 domain-containing protein — protein: MSDSKRDGRTANRRSFRTDSRAIEGLPVRLVIALVVGVASLSVMMGMIGDIEGLSATEVDARPQPEVTTPGEQSIDVSVIDPDGARVADATVIVRSGSAQIDGVATAKTNEEGVATVDVAPELGPNQPDGTLTMEVKPPAEGDYVDERENTAVLVVEE
- a CDS encoding Hsp20/alpha crystallin family protein; the encoded protein is MTRRDPFGEIEELLERMGREFEELGGTLDSPGGPQFTGARDVAVDVIEDDESITVLADLPGFDDEDIEVELREDALSIAATREEERDVEVADGDDDAHDSDVRYHRRERRSRSVSRRIPLSEPVERDGATASYENGVLTVTLPKRTGDGGGHSIDVS
- a CDS encoding Hsp20/alpha crystallin family protein, with the protein product MNRYNPFDEIEQFLGRTPFDVDRAWGRDLRTADVDVAEYDDEFVVVADLPGYDREQIDVRATDGRLTITAERAETTRDGEADGDSAAGETARYLRRERRRESITRTVDLPSSVVEDEASATYRHGVLTVTLPKETDDDADGHRIDVE
- a CDS encoding protein-L-isoaspartate O-methyltransferase family protein, producing the protein MDEASLRADMIEGLEHELGEPLGAAVLTALQRVPRETFVDDSPYANAASDEAGTRVLAPATAVRLIGALDAAEGDDVLVVGAGVGYSVAMLAEIAGSRHVHAIDIDREAVSMARSNLSAAGYDAVLVDRRDGVNGLPEYAPYDRILLEAAVLEPPRALRKQLADGGRLVYPRGNAVQTVAAIEGVPDGTGNPDDDAPRGFRTVETAGPARLRPMLVDGEQRGVERNRTRREDAERAEQGHFAPHGWEQEWIDWDDRI
- a CDS encoding stage II sporulation protein M, whose translation is MDLSSAISATTSTLRRRPADLIPFYLLGTAVPVIARIGMFTALAGVYLHFELTGRLAAARDALAGIDLTPPDTQDPEALQAWSESLAPALEPLASPTAIALLLAGTAATVALAVLTYAAVSAGQLSAVVARLRSERGLTAGIAGARARWLTFLGIYVAELCCWLGVLLLGGLAVGAAFAVNPFLGAAAALVVLLVGLVALLLVRVVFAFAPAAVVVDDAGAVGAVEGAGGFVRSNPADAAAYLVVAVGVLVGISSAASALAFLGGGALVALVSAVVAAPALDLLKTVLYGDYRGAVDPLDPPEATLRAQLSGGVRRGWREMTTFVRRTPGLHALVVVVGIGFGALGWLAVDPFVGAVTTSIEGRLVGHVPPVAALNFFGNNWSVAIATSLSGVALVVPALSSIAFNGFALGATAALEENLVALAAFVVPHGLLEIPALFVSGALGVHLGIVSWRTLRGRRSREEFADALETAFWVLVGVGLLIAVAAFIEGFVSPYYWRPFL
- a CDS encoding protein-L-isoaspartate(D-aspartate) O-methyltransferase, producing MDDANGPGSGDGPGREERPDFATARRELVDALRGRLDVSERTLSAIEAVPRHEFVPESHRSRAYADRPLPIGHDQTISAPHMVAVMTDLLELDRGDRVLEVGTGCGYHAAVLAEVVGPGNVFSAEYVPELAADARERLDRLGYDVTVRAGDGREAFRDEAPFDAASLTCAASGGVPDPIVEQVRTGGRIVAPVGDGGFFGRGGQRLVRLAVRKDGVEREDHGGVRFVPMR